In one window of Chitinophagales bacterium DNA:
- a CDS encoding D-aminoacylase: MALCLGSLALNAQQADVLIRNGKILDGTGNSWYYGDIAVKQGRILAIGKLGNYTAAKTIDAKNLIVAPGFIDVHTHIEDDERRNPAATNFIYDGVTTVITGNCGLSRPDIGAYLKMIDSLKPSVNVASLIGHNDVRKAVMGSARRDPDPTEMQRMEAIVAKAMQDGAVGLSTGLIYIPGTYSKTEEVVRLAKVVGQYNGVYATHMRDEGDSVTQAIEEALTIGKEAGMPVEISHFKLSGQQNWGRSKQTIQMIIDARKAGMDVTIDQYPYTASSTSLSTLIPDWILADGSDSVKARLSRPEVQKEVEKYMLNRLRKRGLKHFTYPVVASFRADSSYNGKSIEAVNLMKGRKHKASEEVKTVIDMMMEGGASMVFHGMGDEDVERIMRYPFNMFASDASIRVYNQGVPHPRGYGTNARVLGRYVREKQVISLEEAIRRMTSLPAAKFQLKDRGLLKEGLAADIVIFDPETVMDASTYEQPHQFSRGFQYVLVNGQVTIDNGVHIGTRAGMAIRKNVQ; encoded by the coding sequence ATGGCCCTATGCTTGGGCAGCTTGGCCCTGAATGCACAACAGGCAGATGTCCTGATCAGGAACGGTAAGATTCTCGATGGCACGGGTAATTCCTGGTATTACGGAGACATTGCGGTAAAACAAGGCCGCATTTTGGCTATTGGCAAGTTGGGCAACTATACAGCAGCCAAAACCATTGATGCAAAAAACCTGATTGTCGCGCCAGGCTTTATCGACGTACATACCCATATTGAGGATGATGAACGCCGCAATCCTGCAGCTACCAATTTCATCTACGATGGTGTTACCACCGTGATAACAGGTAACTGTGGTTTATCCAGACCAGATATTGGTGCTTACCTGAAGATGATTGATTCACTGAAACCTTCAGTGAACGTAGCGAGTTTAATTGGCCATAACGATGTACGCAAAGCTGTGATGGGTAGTGCGCGCAGAGATCCTGATCCAACAGAAATGCAGCGTATGGAAGCCATTGTGGCTAAAGCCATGCAGGATGGTGCAGTGGGATTGTCAACCGGATTGATTTATATACCTGGCACTTATTCCAAAACAGAAGAGGTAGTCAGACTCGCGAAAGTAGTTGGCCAATACAATGGTGTTTATGCCACGCATATGCGCGATGAGGGCGATAGTGTAACACAAGCGATTGAAGAAGCATTAACGATTGGCAAAGAAGCCGGCATGCCAGTAGAGATTTCACACTTCAAATTAAGCGGACAACAAAACTGGGGCAGAAGTAAGCAAACCATTCAGATGATCATTGATGCCCGCAAAGCGGGGATGGATGTAACCATTGACCAGTATCCCTACACTGCTAGCAGTACTTCGCTGAGCACATTGATTCCTGATTGGATTTTAGCTGATGGAAGTGATTCTGTAAAAGCAAGACTATCGAGACCCGAAGTACAAAAAGAAGTAGAAAAATACATGCTAAACCGACTAAGGAAAAGAGGGCTCAAGCATTTCACCTATCCTGTTGTAGCCAGCTTTCGTGCAGACAGCAGCTATAATGGTAAAAGCATTGAAGCCGTAAACCTGATGAAGGGCAGAAAGCACAAAGCCAGCGAAGAAGTAAAGACGGTGATTGATATGATGATGGAAGGCGGTGCCAGCATGGTCTTTCATGGCATGGGCGATGAGGATGTAGAACGCATCATGCGTTATCCATTCAATATGTTTGCCTCGGATGCCAGTATTCGTGTGTACAATCAAGGCGTGCCACATCCACGTGGCTACGGCACCAATGCAAGGGTATTGGGTAGATATGTGCGTGAAAAACAAGTGATCAGTTTAGAAGAAGCCATTCGCAGAATGACTTCCTTACCTGCAGCAAAATTTCAACTGAAAGATCGCGGCTTATTGAAAGAAGGGTTAGCAGCTGACATTGTAATCTTCGATCCTGAAACGGTGATGGATGCTTCCACCTATGAGCAACCGCACCAGTTTTCGAGAGGTTTTCAATATGTACTCGTTAACGGACAAGTGACGATAGACAATGGCGTACATATCGGTACCAGAGCTGGTATGGCTATCAGAAAAAATGTGCAATAA